A stretch of DNA from Acropora palmata chromosome 12, jaAcrPala1.3, whole genome shotgun sequence:
agcctttgaaaaatggctAGAAATTGAGAGAACAAATTTAAGATTGTTATGGTATCCTGAACCTACATTAAGCCATGATACGAGTTGTTTTTCCTATGAAGTTGGGACATTTATAAAGTTCAACTCCCAAATCGACCGATTTTGATAATTTTGCCGTACGTTTGCACCTTTTCAAATTCTGAAAGAATTGCACTCTTTGAGACCTAAATATTTTGTCGTCTTTTGCTTTGCGTGCGAGGCTAAGAATAAAACCTGGACGATGTTTAATTTGCAGAACGTTTGAGACTTTTGCTTGTCTTTGCTCCATACCTGGAAGtcaaaataacttgaacaGTCGTTCTCAACCTTTCAGTGTTTCGAAAAGCACATGCGCAATCCGCAATGCCTGCCGTATCAAGATACATCTTCACGTACCATATGGAAGAAAAAACTGGTGCACTTCGATATATATGCAGAAATTACTCACTATCACAATgaaccgagtggatgaaagggatctgtcacatatggtctaggggccgacatttctctccctcactgcctggcgacaggtatctgaaggtATCGCAGGTATctgcgacaggtatctgaaccttggcTCACCcaaaaagcgacctccgggccgaaatctcggggagcatcgtttggtacgacgctctggcgccacgtccagaggtactgcgctcattttcccctttttatgcaaatattgTTCTGGCCAAGTTCACTTACGCACAAGCGAGTCTCCTAGAATGATTTAAaccctttgaaaaaaagaaaaacccgaagatcttgtcatttctcgCGCATAAGTCTTTTTTACCTCTCTCCAGCAGTTGACGAACGTCACTTTCAGTCGACTAACCGCATCACTAACAAGATTCCAGAAACATTCGCGCCTGCGCAAAACGAAGAGTTATGGATGAGAgagaaatgtaaacaaaaaagccCCAGATTTCGATTCGCGCACGGCCTTCGGCCTATGAATGAAAAGATCATCCGAAATTTCGACCTCGTATGCCACAGGCTCCCCATTAACTGTCCTCCCGTCCTGTTAAGTTTCTACCTCTAAATTGGACAGATAAACTTTCTTGTGAAGACGTCGGCGTTAATGAAAGGTTCTTTTTCATGGGTAGAATTTATCTACGCATAGGTCAGGGAATTGAGCCAAAATACATAATTTAATATGGTATTACGTAAGGTTGGTACTCATTACTCGTGAAAACTTGCAGGAAAAGTCCAGAGCAATACTCCAATGGTTTCTAGGTTTCTCCTCTTTTATTGCAAATTCGCGTTAAAATTTTCTCAACACTTCTCATTTCTTCAACATATCTATATTATTTCTTACTATTTACAAATTGATAGACATTTTTAAACGTTCACGAACAAGGATTTCATTATTATcgaaaaataaagaagcccttttttaaataatatggAGTCAAACAACGTTTGGGACAAATAATGCCATACTCCCAAACTGTGGTACTTATCAATAAATTTTactgatcattttgaaataaccTCTTGCCGcccaggaaaaaaattgtaaaattatttCGCCAACCATAATTTCATTATACAATTGATCATTCCTTAGAAGACTTTTCTTctgttcattttaatttcacacTGACTACACTAGATATGAGACTGACGGGATTGCATTGTAAGAAACGAAAGCACGCTTTTTGACCAGTAACGATGCGTTATACGGATCACGTGACGGGAAAACGATGTACTATTTGAAAAACCTTACTACTATCCAGATATCTGCCACACAATACAAAAACGCCAGTCTTTAACATCTACTTCAATtcattttaactttaaaacaaaaccCAAAAATTAACGGCACATCTTTGGATATCTTTGGGTTTGACTGTTGCACGTCAACACAATAACGaaaataacttaatttttcaaaatattttcaacgTCTTTACTATGTGAATTTAAtgacacaaaaataaataaagaaataatataTGCAATCcttttggaatttttgtcCTGTGCAGTTTGTAGTTGTTACTTTTATTGCCTCTTTTTAGAGAGacataaataaattgatttggCTTTAAATTGGCTTAAATACAATTTACATGCTAGAAACATAGAGTTGCGCTCTCATGGACTTGAAACAGTAACAAACTTGGCAATATATTAAGAAAAGGAAGCTAAAATGCTGGAATCACAAGAATTCGCATGCGGTAACAGATTCTTCGTCTACAGACAAACTTCACACCAGCGAAAAAACTCAACAATGACCTCATCAGAATTCTGATGAACATGAAATAACTACGGCTGATCAAAGTTTCAGTGTGCTGGCTTGTGAAGGAAAATTAACCGTTTGTCATTGCGTTTTTCGGTAACTACTTGGTGTAGGCAGTCACTAGTGGTTCGGGGGTTTATATCATATAATGGTCCTCGTGCATACTTAAGCGCCCTGCCTACACCAAGTAGTTACCGAAATCAAGGTGAGTTTCCCTTTTTATGTTGATTTACCGATATGAATATaaatatgaagaaaatttataaacatTCCCGAAGCTGTCATTCCCTGCGGTGGTAAGGCAGTGTGACCGCTTTTTTTAAAAGAGCCTTTGCCTTAAATCGTTCCAGTTTCATTGCTCAACAATAAAGCCTTACTCTTAATCACGAATTAATCAGCATTTTTGTGTTTAAAGCATCTTAGAGAACTCTGATTAAAACGAGAATTCCGACTATAATTTGTCCTTGATTTCAATCTGAGACATCTTTATCGTTGTTGAGCAATAAATTTGTTTCCCAACCATTAATATCGGTCAATCAACATAAAGGAGAAACTCACCCCTATTTGATTGAAGAAATTTTATACCAAACGGtaaattttccctcaaaaaccagcacaGTAAGACTTTGATCGCTCACTCCCACTCCGAAGTCTCAAAGTTCTTCACGACAGAAAATGCACTTCATCCTGATTGCAGAGCATGCACCGTTTTGCCGAAACAGTCTGTTTAGTCGTATGTGATCAAAAACTGCGTCGACTTTTGACCGATTCTCGTTAACTGTCCTCGTTTTGCTCTTCCGTTTTTCTTTATACCGATGAGCCATCTGCTATGTTCGTAAGAGAAATAAGAGTGATACCAGTTAGTTTCGTGAACTTCTCGGAAAACAGTATTCCTCGAGGGTTCCacctgtaaaagaaaaaagggagaGAATTTCACTCCAAGTCTGTGCAAATGTTCGCGTGATCCTTCTTGTTACCACCGAGTCGGTGcggaaaaattacaagaacGCCAGGCGTTCGCTTTTAGCTCAAGTGCACCTTTCAGCCTAAGCCAAACTTGAACAGGCTGAAAAACATCCATATTTAAGCTCACTTTTAAAGGCAGCCTACGGAACTGGTGTGTTCAGTTTTCGGGCGTTTTTCCCAAGTGTAAAGATCACGACGACGTATCGAGACCTCGAATAATATATAAGCCACCTCAGCTAAATACTTCTAAATGCTTCAGTCCTTCAAATCCAGGTACAACTAAGTGACCAAAGTAACAGCATCTTCAAGTCAACGAGTAAATTATTTAAGAGGAAACAGGCCACAGAAACCCGGCCGTGTAAAGGCAATAAAGTGTCCTACACTTACAACTCCTTGAAGACGTCCCTTGTCGCTTATCGACAAATATCTCTGACTTGCAATGCCCAGCATCATTAGTAAACCGGTTCCAACTGAATGGAATTCCAACCGCGCTGTGGATTACAAAACCAGAGTGAAAAACGCGGTTTAGCTATCTTATTTTCAGATGTGGCTGAGAGCTTTATCAGCTCGCACATTCATAGTTTTATCTTTCTTTGTGTCAATCAACGGCTCAAAGacgataaaaataaaaaaaaacaaaacaaaaatttaagtGAGACGTCCGCTTTGAATAaccggaaaaaaaatcataaaccCTTACCAAACGGCGAATTCCTTTCTGTTGTTCCATCAACCGTTCCATCAGCATTTATTCTCAGAACGTAGCCATTTCGGTTAAACAACTTTCCTGTCCTTAAGTAAGCTCCTACTTTTTTGTATGAGCTTTTGTCCACGTGTGGATCTGTCAGCCTTCGATATATTTCCTGTTCTGTGTCATTGGTCTCTTCAACTTCTGAGTCTTGGTCCGAACCGGACCCCGGCCTCTGCCTCTGGGATCCTTCCGGGACAGATTCACAAATAGTAATAGTGACTATTATGCTCAATAATAACCACCACAAGCCATTGGTCAATACGAcctgaaaaatgacaactCTTAGTTAATGGCCACAACAAGCAAGCAAAGATCAGTCCTTTTCTAAGTTTCAATTTATTATATGTTTCCCCAGAGAGTGCAAACTAGGGATTCAAAGAGTTCGCTCTTGCATGGATTTGCCCAAGCGGTTCAGTCGAGTCCTACATACATCTGTCCAAGACTTGGTTGCATGCTGTGCGCTTGCGCTCTGAAGACTCCGAGTACATTTACAGGAGCATACATTTGCAGACAAATGATTGcatttagaaaagaaaacggcCGTTGGACGAGTTATTTCGGCCTAAACCCCCAATTCACGGAAGTACCCTAATTCTACTTAATGACCTCCGCAGCAGAAGAACAAAATACATATAAAGTTAGTAGTTttgaaaggaactgtggttgTGCGTAGGTAGCGAAGTACAAAGGAAATTACAGAGGTTGATAATGAAATTATATCAGCTTGCCATCCAGCAGATATTAGAGCTGACGTTTTCCGCCCTCGCAGTTCGTtgtgacaaagggctaaccaCAATACAGTCAACCCAGAATGAGCAAAACAGGTCCTATTTTTGGGCTCGAAAATTATACGCACGGCACAGATGCCTGGAACATCGCGTACTGGTTTACCAGTCTTCCCGACTGATCTAGGAAGATCGAAGGAGACTGCTCGCACGGTAGTACTGTTTACTCCGGGCGTTGTTTCTCAGAATACCTCAAAAACACCAATACTTCTTAAGATgaaattctatttttaaaacCTTTATTTAATTAATCTTACGCCGAAATAAGTAAAAGCTGAATAATCTCAAAACAACTAGTATATTTTTCGGCAATTAGGGATAACTAAGTTCAGTTTGATGAGAACCACAAGAGATCGCGTGGTTGTCAAATAGACAACCACAGGGACTGACCAAAGCGTGAACAAAGCTTGAATAATACGTTTCGACTAGCAATTACTGAAATCAGGGATTTACGTTTATGTTGTCAAACAAGAGCAATTAAAAGCGACCGCTAATGGTGACCACAAGACGTGCGATCTTGAGTTTTACTTCCTCACTCCAGTAAATTCTCAAGCGCGTTTCACAAGTCaaatgtcaaaacaaaattacaacagtaaataattatatttaattGCCTTGCTATCGCACTTAAAAGGGCTTGTTGGCTCCttgtgagattttttttttttgtacatatattaaaaaaaaaaaagaagaatatGCGGtagcaatattttttaatttatattgtCTATTTATACTTTGATATTTATCAAGGAAGTCGATCTTGAGGGTTGTCTGCCTGATTACGCCATTCGAAGTTTTCACAGTTGATGACTCAGAAATTCGTCATAATGAACCAATAGCAATGTCGCCATCCTGAATGTGTTCTCCACACAAAAGCGGGTTAAATATATTCCGTGACGTGTGGAGTTTTAACATACAATACAACAGCATGTAAAACTAGTATTATCTTATCTGAATAAACGAGGAAGTCGCGGTTAAAAACCTCGTGCATGTTTAAAAACGTCTTCCgttaaaaaagtaaaaattggtATTTTCATCAGCTAGTTTAATGTTAACGAATAAATTGTCATTGTTGattaaaatagaaaactttAATGATCTTCTGGGAGACAGAGCTATTTGACTTGGCATAGCCAATacttttcaaattaaagaagaaaTGGATGTTTTGAGAGAGAAACTATAACTTCCTTGAAATTggccaataaaaattgaaacaaatctGAATAGTTATACTGTCTGCTTGTATTTAGTCGTCCACATCGGAGCGGTATGGTCGTCGTTTAAAAATTACTGTATATCTCTGCGGGATGTCGATTTGCCATTATTCTTAACGCCGGTGGCAAGTCACAAGTTTTCCAATTTGTCAAACACAGGAATGCAAGGAATGATTCTTAAAATAATCCATGCGGTGACAATTCCCGCCATGTCACGAGTCGCCGGTATTGTGCGTATCACTAAATCGTGACTAACAAATATGTTCCCTCTCCAATACGTCGTATTTTACTGAATAAAATATTACGATGTAAAGATCCTTTCTTAGAACAAAACTACAAAGAATTCCAAACTTTCTCTGATCTTATACTCTGGGAACTAAAGGCGCTATTGTATATGCGAAGAGTTTTTTTACGTTCAGTTAGTGTTTTGATTAAGTATTTCAGTGAACTAACACTAGATGAAACCTCCTTAATTTGACCAAAATATAACTCAAAATTGCCTTACGTTGATACAAAATTTTACTGCCGGCAGAAGGCTCCAGAAAATATGATTATCAGATCCGACCTCTCGAATTCATTCTTTCCAATAAACTATATTTCTAAACATCAACCACAAGACAACGAATATCTTTGTAGAATAAGCAACACAGATCCTCGTGGCGTCGTCATAGTTATAGTCGAAATCCCAGCTGATTTGATATCTTCTTTCTTTCACGCCTACTTGTCCCATGAAATTCAAATGAATTGCCGACATATCGAGTAAAATCGTGGTATGAACCGTGCAGTTTATTGCACGTGGAAATTCACTACCACTCACACTAATATTCGACTGAACGCACGTTTTAAAAAACAACCTACACACAAATTTCAACTTTAGAACAGAGTTTACAAAGCATAAATCTTTAAATGTTGCTCGTCTTGAGACCGAAAAG
This window harbors:
- the LOC141860028 gene encoding fibroblast growth factor 1-like isoform X2; translated protein: MYKVVLTNGLWWLLLSIIVTITICESVPEGSQRQRPGSGSDQDSEVEETNDTEQEIYRRLTDPHVDKSSYKKVGAYLRTGKLFNRNGYVLRINADGTVDGTTERNSPFARLEFHSVGTGLLMMLGIASQRYLSISDKGRLQGVVEPSRNTVFREVHETNWYHSYFSYEHSRWLIGIKKNGRAKRGQLTRIGQKSTQFLITYD
- the LOC141860028 gene encoding fibroblast growth factor 1-like isoform X1, whose product is MRGRQQRKQVRNLARFLQVVLTNGLWWLLLSIIVTITICESVPEGSQRQRPGSGSDQDSEVEETNDTEQEIYRRLTDPHVDKSSYKKVGAYLRTGKLFNRNGYVLRINADGTVDGTTERNSPFARLEFHSVGTGLLMMLGIASQRYLSISDKGRLQGVVEPSRNTVFREVHETNWYHSYFSYEHSRWLIGIKKNGRAKRGQLTRIGQKSTQFLITYD